The DNA window TCGCCGCGCCTCGCATCCAGCCCGCTGACGCCGGCAACGCAGCCCACGGGGATTCCTGGACAGGCTCCTAGTCCCTGAACAGCCGCGGGTACAGGCGCGCGGCGATGAGGAGGAAGAACGCCGTGCGCGCGATCACCGTGCTGTGCAACAGGAGCTGGTCGGCCAGGAGCATGCCCGGCCGGCCGTGGAGATAGACGGCCCACACCGGCATCTGGAGAAACGTCACGACGGTGAGGAGCAGCGCCCAGAGCCCCCCCTCACCCGGCGGGAAGGCGATGAGCACCAGGGGGATCAGGTAGAGGATGAACTGCGGGCTCCAGCCCTTCGAGTAGAAGCACAGCAGCACCATCGTGAAGACGGCCAGATAGAGGCGGCGCCGCGGCGGCAGGGCCGACGGCAGCCGGGCGAAGACGGCGAGGTAGAAGAGCGCCAGCACGGCGCCCACGCCCGTGTAGAGCCACAGGGCGGCCGGCCCGGTGCGCGGCTGGCTGTCCAGGAAGCCCAGCTTCGTGGCGAAGTGCCCCGCGACGTTGTAGAAGATGGCCGACCGCACGGCGGGCGGGCCGAAGACCTCGGGCGGCACGGCCGCCAGCACGTCCTGCGCATACGGCGCCACGGCGAACCCGGCGGCCTCGGAGAAGAACTCGGGACGCTGATCCCGCGGGCTGGGACCGAGGTAAGCAAACTCATAGCGGTGGTCGAGCAGCGCCCACACGGTCTCCCACGGCGGGCGGCGGGCGGTGACCTCGAGCGAGAGGCGGAGCCACGGCTTGCCCCCCACAAGGAAGGGCGCGGCCAGCCCCGCCACGCCTGCGGCGAAGGCGGCCAGGATCACGAGCCGCCAGCGCCACCGGGCCTCGCACTTCAGCACCGCCGGCAGCACGCCCACGGGGAACAGCTTAGCCATGGCTCCCCCCGCCAGCACCACCGCGGCCCAGAAGGGCTGGCTGTAGACGGCCAGGAACAGGCCCGCCAGCATCAGGAAGACGGAGAACGTCTCCACGTAGCTCAGCGACACGAAGGCGGTGGAGAAGAGGGCCACGTAGACCCAGCAGGCTTGGAGGGCCGGCTTCGGGCCGCGGAGCATCCGGGCCAGCACATAGACGAAGTGCAGCACGCCGAGCTCCCACACCAGCGAGGCCACCTGCACGGTGCGGGTCAGGCAGGCCGCCTCGAAGGCCACGCTGCCGCGGCCGCACACGGCCACGGCCGCCCAGCGCAGGGCCACCATCAGGTAGGCCTGCACGGGCAGGTATTCGGACCAGTAGTGCAGGAAGGGGTAGATGCCGTGGTTCTGGAGCCAGGTGAAGGGGAAGAGGAAGGTCGCCACGTCGTTGTGCAGGGGCGTGAACCACCAGATGGCCATGAGGCGGGCCGAGAGGAAGACGCCGACGAGGAGGAGCAGTTCGCGGCGCGTCTCGCGCGGCAGCGGCACCTCGGCCTCTTCGGTGGTGTAGTGCTGCTTCGGTGTGGGGCTCATGAGGGTTCCGCGTTTCGGGTTCCCCGCCCTGCGTCGCACGTAGGGTTCGCAGGGCAGGCTTCGGCTCGCCTCTTCGGCCCGGGCGGCGGCCCGAGGGCCGCCCTGCGAGCCGTGGGTCACAGGCACACGCGGTCGCCGCCGGCCTTCTTGGCGCGGTACATGGCCGCGTCGGCCGCGCGCACGAGCTCTTCCCGCCTCGCCGCGTGCGCGGGGAAGCTGGCCACTCCCATCGAGAAGCCGACGAAGTCCATGCGCTCGCCGCCGGGAGCCGTGAGGTCGAGCGCGCGGAGGCGGGTGCGCAGCCGCTCGGCCGCGATGAGGGCGCCCGAGGAGTCGGTCTGCGGCAGCACGGCCAGGAACTCGTCGCCGCCGAGGCGGCCGATGAAGTCCTCGGCCCGCATGCTGGCGCGCAGGGTCTGGCTCACGCGCCGCAGCACGGTGTTGCCCGCCTCGTGGCCGTAGGTGTCGTTGACGAGCTTGAAGCCGTCGCAGTCCAGGTAGATGACCGACACGGGGTAGCCGTGCCGCGTGGCGCGCTGAAGTTCCTC is part of the Planctomycetota bacterium genome and encodes:
- a CDS encoding GGDEF domain-containing protein, with amino-acid sequence MSRKFAFRLQELHALHANLRGVFILMLLLTVALLAYMGVRLWAIPDPVRPAELASLLSFAAACLVLCVGQLQCLRRMRRDTREKIEQMTFADELTGLHNYRYLEQRLGEELQRATRHGYPVSVIYLDCDGFKLVNDTYGHEAGNTVLRRVSQTLRASMRAEDFIGRLGGDEFLAVLPQTDSSGALIAAERLRTRLRALDLTAPGGERMDFVGFSMGVASFPAHAARREELVRAADAAMYRAKKAGGDRVCL